In Methanoregula formicica SMSP, the DNA window TTATTTCCTTTTCCTTAAAACTAAATTGTTTAAGATGCGGTGAATAAAAATTTACATTTCCTATGGTTAAATCAATATTATCTATCAAACCTTCAATCTCAAAAATAAATGTTCCCTCTTCTTTCTCCTTATTAAAAAAGGGCTTAAGTGCATCAATCCTAGATTCTATTGTGAGTTGATCCATCTCCTGTTTTACTGCCGAAAAGTAGCCAGAATCATCAAATTTTCCCTCAGTTTCGTAATTTTCTGCTTTTATGGTTACAGGAAAATCTGTATGAACAATTGATTTTTGAGGATCATTTTCCGGAGGTGCAGACCCTTGTTTGCCAGAATTGAGTTGAATTATTTCGTACTTGGAGAAAATTTTTAATGGCATTTTTGCTATTGTCTCTAGATCATAACCATTAAGGAATAATTCCAAAATTAAATTTTGTGAAAGAATCAAAATTTCTTTTTTGTTCTGCTCTGAAAATGTTGGGTTTAATAGAATGACCTTAAGCATTTCGTGATTTTTCTGAAAGTAAACCCCATTTTCAAACTTCTTCAAAATATCTTTGCATAACGTTAAGATGTAATCGGGAAATTTTGGATTTTGCAATTGTTTTGATAGTAAAATGAACTCGGGTTTAAAGAATTTCTCTATAACCGGATCCGATTCAATAATATAATTGCATTGAGTTTTAAAGGAGTTCCAAGTATTTTGAAATTGCAATTTGTTATAATTTATTTCCTCGACCATATCGAGAAGTAAAATGTGAGGGGATGTAAAAAATAATTCATAGGGATTATAGGACAAATTCAATGCAATTTCCTCCCATAGAATTACCCAGTTATTTATGGCCTCGGTAATTTCGCCAGGAGTGTATTCATTAAATAAATCAAATCTCATTTACTGCCAACAAAAAGAGAAAAGGTGCTATAATAAGATAATATTATGGAAATTATTTTTCTTTTCACTCACATTCTAATGAACCGGGCGATTCGTAATAGTTATGGCGGTTAACAATCTCCTAACTGCCATGGTCTTGATGTTGATTGTTTTCTTCATCTGAATCCGTCTTTTGATCCGTTGAAATGATCTCCAATCAACACCTGCGATCTCTGCGTCATATTACCGGATAGATATTCAAAAACATATTGAAAAAAGCATAAAAAGATTAATTTATTTTACTAGCTGCAACTCGAATATTTTTTCGGCTAATAATTTTGCCCGCTTATTCCACAATTCTTTTGGATCTGTATCAGATTGTAATAACTGATTAAAAATCTCTTCTGGAATGTATGCTTTCAGAAATAGATCTTTATTTTCGGTGGTAGAAAGACCAAATTCTTTAATCGCAGTTGCGGGGCTTTTTGCTTTCCATTTTTTATTTGAATCAGCGGTCATCGGAATTAAATTCGCAAAACAATTGTATACCTTTTCTTTTGTTAAAATATCATAACTACCACGATTATTTTTACACCAATCCTGGGGATAAAAATGATGTAACTCGACTTTTTGTGTTTTTTCTTGAGTAAATCTATCAAGATATGTTTTATTTATTATGTCATTTTTAATTGTATTGTAGATAAAAATGGAGAGGGCTTGTCTAATAGCGCCATAAATCTCGTGATTTAGTAGAATCTCCTCAATATTCTCTTTTGTTAAAATTTGAGAATTGTTTTTCATGAAGTGAGTGTGTAGTTCGGAATTACACTGTTCAATCCAATTCGGGCTGCCTTTATTGGTAATGAGAATTTCTTTTAATTTTTTAATATCCGCAGAAAGTTGAGTTAAAAATCCTTGATCATATCTTTGTGTAAGAATATTTCGCCAATAAAATGCTTTAAAGAGCCGATTTAAATCAGTAATTGAATATTTTTGTTCTGGCGATAAGTGATGCTCTTGCTGCCACCGTAATGAAAGATAGATAATTAAACTAGTTGGATATGGGACATCTTTGAGATAATATTCTGATCCGATAATGTCTGAAAAGAATTGAGCGCAATAGCCATCAATTTTTGAGATATTTTGATCGATAGTAACATAGAAACTCTCAGGTGTTTCTAATAAATCACCACCTTTAATCGAGGTAACTTTGTCAGTAATTTTTGATTTGCATACCGGGGAAGGTGTACTCAAGTAGCATCCAGTTACCATTTGACAAAAGAAATCTCTACGATCATCATCGAT includes these proteins:
- a CDS encoding DUF262 domain-containing protein; this translates as MTLNLGQPTIEKILEYSESLNWQVPKFQRDFVWTQSQVKDLLTSIFNNRPIGLITLWEQPQSKAHTDFEPIKIEKDSFFKNTDKNPAKISLILDGKQRITALAIAFGKLRPPDRRYNFHGDWFLDLNESEDSDEIIVYKKGTEIDAKGWDSLANCVRDGLIPLHRYEDFPEINQKIYVADFYPNGTLPEKTELEKRAKRFSKYFIIFTTFQIPTVDLSESIDMKTVCEIFNYLNTTGTRISTFDLIHTLVYKNTDGTFNLREKVQAYSDDYYSLKFFIDDDRRDFFCQMVTGCYLSTPSPVCKSKITDKVTSIKGGDLLETPESFYVTIDQNISKIDGYCAQFFSDIIGSEYYLKDVPYPTSLIIYLSLRWQQEHHLSPEQKYSITDLNRLFKAFYWRNILTQRYDQGFLTQLSADIKKLKEILITNKGSPNWIEQCNSELHTHFMKNNSQILTKENIEEILLNHEIYGAIRQALSIFIYNTIKNDIINKTYLDRFTQEKTQKVELHHFYPQDWCKNNRGSYDILTKEKVYNCFANLIPMTADSNKKWKAKSPATAIKEFGLSTTENKDLFLKAYIPEEIFNQLLQSDTDPKELWNKRAKLLAEKIFELQLVK